A genome region from Arachis duranensis cultivar V14167 chromosome 8, aradu.V14167.gnm2.J7QH, whole genome shotgun sequence includes the following:
- the LOC107460001 gene encoding cytochrome P450 90D2: protein MLLEQMNQIKMISQMVKLENGYTSCYCCAALFLLLLLLSWHWSRNKKTGDGGAGIPPGNGGLPFVGETLQFMAAINSTKGVYEFVRLRHLWHGSCFKTNLFGETHVFVSSTDSAKAILNNEGGRFSKRYIKSISELLGHHSLLCADHHHHKLIRGRLLTLFSTDALSSFVQMFDVLVLEAMSTWPCGPVLLIQHEAFKLACKAMCKMLISMENGYELVIMQKSIAHLCEAMLALPLRLPWTRFSNGLQARKTIMEILEKEISERRSGIRRTNDKVDFLQQLIEEDDDNKLNDEEIKDNILTMMIAGQDTIANAMTWMVKFVDENQEALNTLKKEQLQIEKNGRTRRDNLTLEDLNEMQYASKVVTEALRMASVVQWLPRVALQDCEIQGFKIKKGWNVDIDAKFIHFDPTIYNDPHVFNPSRFAGEFKPYSFLAFGMGGRTCLGKNMARAMMLVFLHRLITTYKWKVIDSDSSIQKWALFSKLKSGCPVRLTSLKQHSN from the exons atgttgCTTGAACAAATGAACCAAATTAAAATGATTTCTCAAATGGTAAAGCTTGAAAATGGATACACTAGTTGTTACTGTTGTGCGGCTCTCTTCTTGTTACTGCTATTATTATCATGGCATTGGAGCAGAAACAAGAAGACCGGTGACGGTGGTGCCGGGATCCCTCCGGGTAACGGAGGATTGCCATTTGTGGGAGAGACACTGCAGTTCATGGCTGCCATCAACAGCACCAAAGGAGTATATGAATTTGTCCGACTCCGCCACCTCTGGCATGGCAGTTGCTTCAAGACCAACTTGTTCGGAGAAACACATGTTTTTGTTTCTAGCACAGATTCAGCCAAAGCGATTCTAAACAACGAGGGAGGCAGATTCTCAAAGAGGTACATAAAATCTATATCAGAGCTTTTGGGACACCATAGCTTGCTCTGTGCTGATCACCACCATCACAAGCTCATTCGTGGCCGTCTCCTCACTCTGTTCTCAACGGATGCTTTGTCCTCCTTTGTTCAGATGTTCGATGTCCTCGTTCTTGAAGCCATGAGTACCTGGCCTTGTGGACCCGTTCTTCTCATCCAACATGAAGCATTCAAG CTAGCATGTAAGGCAATGTGTAAAATGCTGATAAGCATGGAGAATGGCTATGAACTAGTGATCATGCAGAAGAGCATTGCTCATTTATGTGAAGCAATGCTTGCATTACCCTTGAGGTTGCCATGGACTAGATTCTCCAATGGCCTACAG GCTCGGAAAACAATTATGGAAATATTGGAGAAGGAGATTAGTGAAAGGAGAAGTGGAATAAGAAGAACTAATGACAAAGTAGATTTTCTCCAACAACTtatagaagaagatgatgataacAAATTAAACGATGAAGAGATCAAAGACAACATCTTAACTATGATGATTGCAGGACAGGACACAATCGCTAATGCAATGACATGGATGGTTAAATTTGTGGACGAGAATCAAGAGGCCCTTAACACGCTTAAG AAGGAGCAACTACAAATTGAGAAAAATGGCAGAACAAGAAGGGATAATCTTACATTAGAGGATCTCAATGAGATGCAATATGCTTCTAAAGTTGTGACAGAAGCGTTAAGGATGGCATCTGTGGTACAGTGGCTTCCCAGGGTAGCACTCCAAGATTGTGAGATTCAAG GATTTAAAATCAAGAAAGGGTGGAACGTTGATATTGATGCTAAATTCATACACTTTGATCCAACTATATACAATGATCCACATGTATTCAATCCTTCTAGATTTGCT GGTGAGTTTAAACCATACAGCTTCCTAGCTTTTGGGATGGGAGGAAGGACGTGCCTTGGGAAGAACATGGCTAGAGCCATGATGCTGGTGTTCCTCCACCGTCTCATCACCACTTACAA GTGGAAGGTGATTGATTCAGACTCAAGTATTCAGAAATGGGCGCTTTTCTCAAAGCTCAAGAGTGGCTGTCCTGTTCGTTTGACATCTCTGAAACAGCACTcaaactaa
- the LOC107460066 gene encoding inositol-pentakisphosphate 2-kinase-like isoform X1 — MYETDCWMDVTLTKKDAAGWVYRGEGAANIVLAYVGSYPPFIGKVMRLRKAPRNCALAMRSPSALNAHEHLLWKDIDQLIGSSDSELACQLFVEHVMKPLLGSQYVDAGMHVMVLKEFLEAVERDVISKRPIWRVDNAKIDTLCESVLLMSDYSLFAHGAQESRSCISVEIKPKCGFLPLSRFISEGTAIKRTITRFAMHQALKLHQGEIALISEYDPLDLFSGCKERIYKAIVDLFTTPQNNFRVFLNGYLIFGGLGCGAKDTNVSIAKAFEDSLKSVIEADAGKCTENLITLVAEAVQKSRVLDRLLEVQKLDSVDIEGAIHAYYEITCQQCLVCKELSDEQAKRFSVFHSASLDESLRIVKDYLIAATAKDCSLMICFRPRREGDSGSEYNNVCLKSTNQTFDFKVHFLDLDLKRLSKMEEHYELDKKIVSCYTEMIEGDEKRKKVTNLQPS; from the exons ATGTACGAAACCGATTGTTGGATGGATGTGACTTTAACAAAGAAGGACGCTGCTGGGTGGGTTTACAGAGGCGAAGGAGCTGCCAACATTGTTCTCGCTTACGTTGGATCATATCCTCCTTTT ATTGGGAAAGTGATGCGCTTGCGCAAGGCTCCAAGGAACTGTGCTCTTGCTATGAGGAGCCCCTCTGCTTTGAATGCGCACGAACACCTTCTCTGGAAAGACATTGATCAACTCATAGGATCTTCCGACAGCGAACTTGCATGCCAGCTATTTGTCGAGCACGTTATGAAGCCATTGCTTGGTTCCCAATATGTTGATGCTGGG ATGCATGTCATGGTGTTGAAGGAGTTTCTTGAGGCAGTTGAAAGGGACGTTATTTCTAAGCGTCCTATTTGGCGAGTTGATAATGCCAAGATTGACACGCTTTGTGAATCTGTGCTACTCATGTCCGATTATTCGCTTTTTGCTCATG GGGCCCAAGAATCTAGATCTTGCATATCTGTTGAGATAAAG CCCAAATGCGGATTTCTTCCTCTGTCAAGATTCATATCTGAAGGAACTGCAATCAAAAGAACGATAACACGTTTTGCAATGCACCAAGCCCTGAAATTGCATCAAGGAGAG ATAGCACTGATAAGTGAATATGATCCACTTGATCTGTTCTCTGGATGCAAGGAAAGAATTTATAAAGCTATTGTGGACCTTTTTACTACCCCTCAGAACAATTTCCGGGTATTTTTGAATGGCTATCTCATATTTGGTGGATTGGGTTGTGGAGCAAAAGATACAAATGTTTCTATTGCGAAAGCATTTGAGGATTCACTTAAGTCTGTCATTGAAGCTGATGCTGGTAAATGTACAGAGAACTTAATCACTCTTGTTGCTGAGGCCGTGCAAAAGTCAAGGGTACTAGATCGGCTCTTGGAGGTTCAGAAGCTTGATAGTGTTGACATTGAAGGAGCCATTCATGCATACTATGAAATTACTTGTCAACAGTGCTTGGTTTGTAAAGAGTTGAGTGACGAGCAAGCAAAaagattttctgtttttcattctgcttCTTTGGATGAAAGCTTGAGAATTGTGAAAGACTATTTGATAGCAGCAACTGCAAAAGACTGTAGTTTGATGATATGCTTTAGACCAAGAAGAGAGGGAGATTCTGGATCTGAATACAATAACGTATGTCTTAAGTCAACTAACCAAACCTTTGATTTTAAG GTTCATTTTCTCGACCTGGATTTGAAACGTTTGAGTAAAATGGAAGAACATTATGAATTAGACAAGAAGATCGTGAGCTGCTACACAGAAATGATTGAGGGggatgaaaaaagaaagaaagtcaCAAACTTGCAACCTTCATAA
- the LOC107460066 gene encoding inositol-pentakisphosphate 2-kinase-like isoform X2, with amino-acid sequence MYETDCWMDVTLTKKDAAGWVYRGEGAANIVLAYVGSYPPFIGKVMRLRKAPRNCALAMRSPSALNAHEHLLWKDIDQLIGSSDSELACQLFVEHVMKPLLGSQYVDAGMHVMVLKEFLEAVERDVISKRPIWRVDNAKIDTLCESVLLMSDYSLFAHGAQESRSCISVEIKPKCGFLPLSRFISEGTAIKRTITRFAMHQALKLHQGEIALISEYDPLDLFSGCKERIYKAIVDLFTTPQNNFRVFLNGYLIFGGLGCGAKDTNVSIAKAFEDSLKSVIEADAGKCTENLITLVAEAVQKSRVLDRLLEVQKLDSVDIEGAIHAYYEITCQQCLVCKELSDEQAKRFSVFHSASLDESLRIVKDYLIAATAKDCSLMICFRPRREGDSGSEYNNVHFLDLDLKRLSKMEEHYELDKKIVSCYTEMIEGDEKRKKVTNLQPS; translated from the exons ATGTACGAAACCGATTGTTGGATGGATGTGACTTTAACAAAGAAGGACGCTGCTGGGTGGGTTTACAGAGGCGAAGGAGCTGCCAACATTGTTCTCGCTTACGTTGGATCATATCCTCCTTTT ATTGGGAAAGTGATGCGCTTGCGCAAGGCTCCAAGGAACTGTGCTCTTGCTATGAGGAGCCCCTCTGCTTTGAATGCGCACGAACACCTTCTCTGGAAAGACATTGATCAACTCATAGGATCTTCCGACAGCGAACTTGCATGCCAGCTATTTGTCGAGCACGTTATGAAGCCATTGCTTGGTTCCCAATATGTTGATGCTGGG ATGCATGTCATGGTGTTGAAGGAGTTTCTTGAGGCAGTTGAAAGGGACGTTATTTCTAAGCGTCCTATTTGGCGAGTTGATAATGCCAAGATTGACACGCTTTGTGAATCTGTGCTACTCATGTCCGATTATTCGCTTTTTGCTCATG GGGCCCAAGAATCTAGATCTTGCATATCTGTTGAGATAAAG CCCAAATGCGGATTTCTTCCTCTGTCAAGATTCATATCTGAAGGAACTGCAATCAAAAGAACGATAACACGTTTTGCAATGCACCAAGCCCTGAAATTGCATCAAGGAGAG ATAGCACTGATAAGTGAATATGATCCACTTGATCTGTTCTCTGGATGCAAGGAAAGAATTTATAAAGCTATTGTGGACCTTTTTACTACCCCTCAGAACAATTTCCGGGTATTTTTGAATGGCTATCTCATATTTGGTGGATTGGGTTGTGGAGCAAAAGATACAAATGTTTCTATTGCGAAAGCATTTGAGGATTCACTTAAGTCTGTCATTGAAGCTGATGCTGGTAAATGTACAGAGAACTTAATCACTCTTGTTGCTGAGGCCGTGCAAAAGTCAAGGGTACTAGATCGGCTCTTGGAGGTTCAGAAGCTTGATAGTGTTGACATTGAAGGAGCCATTCATGCATACTATGAAATTACTTGTCAACAGTGCTTGGTTTGTAAAGAGTTGAGTGACGAGCAAGCAAAaagattttctgtttttcattctgcttCTTTGGATGAAAGCTTGAGAATTGTGAAAGACTATTTGATAGCAGCAACTGCAAAAGACTGTAGTTTGATGATATGCTTTAGACCAAGAAGAGAGGGAGATTCTGGATCTGAATACAATAAC GTTCATTTTCTCGACCTGGATTTGAAACGTTTGAGTAAAATGGAAGAACATTATGAATTAGACAAGAAGATCGTGAGCTGCTACACAGAAATGATTGAGGGggatgaaaaaagaaagaaagtcaCAAACTTGCAACCTTCATAA